A single genomic interval of Tsukamurella paurometabola harbors:
- a CDS encoding GNAT family N-acetyltransferase, giving the protein MIARADFADPALAAFLADHHADMAPTAPPESQHALGLDELRAPHVRLWTLHEDGELVGTVALAEVGPGHEELKSMRTAPQARGRGIGRRLLAHAIDDARSRGVERISLETGSQDFFAPARALYAAHGFVPCPPFGNYVDDPNSTYLTRTVRVPSES; this is encoded by the coding sequence ATGATCGCCCGCGCCGACTTCGCCGATCCCGCACTCGCCGCGTTCCTCGCGGACCACCACGCCGACATGGCACCGACCGCGCCGCCGGAGAGCCAGCACGCCCTCGGCCTGGACGAGCTGCGCGCGCCGCACGTGCGGCTGTGGACGCTGCACGAGGACGGCGAGCTGGTCGGCACCGTCGCGCTGGCGGAGGTCGGCCCCGGCCACGAGGAGCTGAAGTCGATGCGCACCGCGCCGCAGGCCCGCGGGCGGGGCATCGGCCGGCGGCTCCTGGCGCACGCGATCGACGACGCCCGTTCCCGGGGCGTGGAGCGGATCTCCCTGGAGACGGGCAGCCAGGACTTCTTCGCGCCCGCGCGGGCGCTCTACGCCGCGCACGGCTTCGTCCCGTGCCCGCCGTTCGGGAACTACGTCGACGACCCGAACAGCACCTACCTCACCCGCACGGTGCGGGTACCGTCGGAATCGTGA
- a CDS encoding SOS response-associated peptidase: MCGRYAVTTDPALLAAEIDAEDETEGTELDVPGFNVAPTTNIVAVVSRHSREAPAEPATRRLRAMRWGLLPHWQKTLSGPPLFNARAESVEEKPAFRTAIKSKRCLIPMDGWYEWQVLDPAAKKPRKQPTYLTPVDGTRMYIAGLWSVWRPAGAGPDVPPTLSATVLTTDAVGPLRAVHDRMPLVLTPDVFDEWLNPDGAVDPALLRPPALEVAERIEIRPVSALVNAVANTGPELIERVEPGTEPGQLSLL, encoded by the coding sequence ATGTGCGGACGCTACGCGGTGACCACCGACCCGGCGCTGTTGGCGGCGGAGATCGACGCGGAGGACGAGACCGAGGGCACGGAGCTGGACGTGCCCGGCTTCAACGTCGCGCCCACGACGAACATCGTCGCCGTCGTGTCCCGGCACTCGCGGGAGGCGCCCGCCGAACCGGCCACCCGGCGGCTGCGTGCGATGCGCTGGGGGCTCCTCCCGCACTGGCAGAAGACGCTCAGTGGCCCGCCGCTGTTCAACGCCCGCGCGGAGTCCGTGGAGGAGAAGCCGGCCTTCCGCACCGCGATCAAGTCCAAGCGCTGCCTGATCCCGATGGACGGCTGGTACGAGTGGCAGGTGCTCGACCCGGCTGCGAAGAAGCCGCGCAAGCAGCCCACGTACCTCACCCCGGTGGACGGGACGCGGATGTACATCGCGGGTTTGTGGTCGGTGTGGCGGCCCGCCGGGGCGGGCCCGGACGTGCCGCCCACCCTGTCGGCGACGGTGCTGACCACCGACGCGGTCGGCCCCCTGCGCGCCGTGCACGACCGGATGCCCTTGGTCCTGACGCCCGACGTCTTCGACGAGTGGCTGAACCCCGACGGTGCCGTCGACCCGGCGTTGCTGCGTCCGCCCGCCCTCGAGGTGGCGGAGCGCATCGAGATCCGGCCCGTGTCCGCCCTGGTGAACGCTGTTGCCAACACCGGTCCCGAGCTCATCGAGCGCGTGGAGCCCGGCACCGAGCCGGGTCAGCTGAGCCTGTTGTAG
- a CDS encoding VOC family protein gives MTQRLRFDAIGMVTEDLAASLAFYRRLGLEIPDGAEKEPHVEAELPGGMRLMWDTVAVVRSMEPDWVKQPGQNATLCVRCASPAVVDEVHAELVAAGSPSAMAPFDAPWGQRYAGVLDPDGYQVQLFAQQ, from the coding sequence ATGACACAGCGACTGCGATTCGACGCGATCGGCATGGTGACCGAGGACCTGGCCGCCTCCCTCGCCTTCTACCGGCGACTGGGCCTGGAGATCCCCGACGGTGCCGAGAAGGAGCCGCACGTGGAGGCGGAGCTGCCGGGCGGTATGCGACTGATGTGGGACACGGTCGCGGTGGTCCGTTCGATGGAGCCCGACTGGGTCAAGCAGCCCGGGCAGAACGCCACACTGTGCGTCCGGTGCGCCTCGCCCGCGGTCGTCGACGAGGTGCACGCGGAACTGGTCGCCGCGGGCAGCCCGAGCGCGATGGCCCCGTTCGACGCGCCGTGGGGGCAGCGGTACGCGGGCGTGCTCGACCCCGACGGCTACCAGGTGCAGCTCTTCGCGCAGCAGTAG
- a CDS encoding helix-turn-helix domain-containing protein, whose amino-acid sequence MYSERPSAVPGAVRWVSDGRAGPGLILPDGCMDVIVVDGTPIVAGPDAVAARVAGFDGARLDGLRFPSGMLPQLLGIAADELTGRRVALADVLPHRRTPRVHDPETIAAALLDGVDLDRRIGAIADRLRVGRTVGEIAAESGLGERALHRLARRSFGYGPKTLARIQRFQRVVGPIRAGRALADIAAAAGYADQAHLTREVRALTGVPPTALRATS is encoded by the coding sequence GTGTACAGCGAGCGGCCGTCGGCGGTCCCCGGCGCGGTCCGGTGGGTCTCGGACGGCCGGGCGGGGCCGGGCCTGATCCTGCCCGACGGGTGCATGGACGTCATCGTCGTCGACGGCACGCCGATCGTCGCGGGCCCGGACGCCGTGGCCGCGCGCGTCGCCGGGTTCGACGGGGCCCGGCTCGACGGCCTGCGGTTCCCCTCCGGGATGCTCCCGCAGCTGCTGGGGATCGCGGCCGACGAGTTGACCGGCAGGCGGGTCGCCCTCGCGGACGTGCTGCCGCACAGGAGGACTCCGCGCGTCCACGATCCGGAGACGATCGCGGCGGCGCTCCTCGACGGTGTGGACCTGGACCGCCGGATCGGTGCGATCGCCGACCGGCTGCGGGTGGGACGCACCGTCGGGGAGATCGCGGCGGAATCCGGGCTCGGCGAGCGTGCGCTGCACCGGCTGGCCCGGCGCTCCTTCGGCTACGGCCCCAAGACCCTCGCGCGGATCCAGCGGTTTCAGCGGGTCGTCGGGCCGATCCGCGCCGGCCGGGCGCTGGCCGACATCGCCGCCGCGGCGGGCTACGCCGACCAGGCGCACCTGACCCGGGAGGTGCGCGCGCTCACCGGTGTACCGCCGACGGCGCTGCGGGCTACCAGTTGA
- the ybaK gene encoding Cys-tRNA(Pro) deacylase: protein MGKKNAAATPAIAALQAEGVEFRVHEYAHDPRAESFGGEAAQALGHDPARVFKTLVIGDGKQLAVAIVPTSGKLSLKAAGAALGLHRPAMADPADVRRVTGYVLGGVSPLGQRKRLPTAIDESALGFETVFCSAGRRGLEVEVAPSDLVRLTSAAVAPLAAP, encoded by the coding sequence ATGGGTAAGAAGAACGCAGCGGCGACACCGGCGATCGCGGCACTGCAGGCCGAGGGCGTCGAGTTCCGGGTGCACGAGTACGCCCACGACCCGCGGGCGGAGTCCTTCGGCGGGGAGGCCGCGCAGGCCCTGGGCCACGACCCGGCTCGGGTGTTCAAGACCCTCGTGATCGGCGACGGGAAGCAGCTCGCCGTCGCGATCGTGCCCACCTCGGGCAAGCTCAGCCTCAAAGCCGCCGGCGCCGCCCTGGGCCTGCACCGGCCGGCGATGGCGGACCCCGCCGACGTGCGGCGGGTGACCGGCTACGTGCTCGGGGGCGTCTCCCCGCTGGGCCAGCGCAAGCGCCTGCCGACCGCGATCGACGAGTCCGCCCTCGGCTTCGAGACCGTCTTCTGTTCCGCCGGCCGACGGGGCCTGGAGGTGGAGGTCGCGCCGTCGGACCTGGTGCGGCTGACGTCGGCGGCGGTGGCGCCGCTCGCCGCGCCGTGA
- the aroA gene encoding 3-phosphoshikimate 1-carboxyvinyltransferase gives MCKDVRVEQLELWPAPFAAGPVTGTVALPGSKSITNRAYVLAAQASSRSTLTNTLRSRDTDLMAGALTALGARVDFLTDTTVAVTGGELHGGTVDCGLAGTVMRFLPPLAAGARGTVAFDGDPQARVRPLGTVLDALRGLGATIDGDGLPFTVHGEGPIRGGAVTIDASASSQFVSGLLLSGPSFAEGVTVHHDGKPVPSMPHIEMTVDMLRAAGAEVDTSEANTWRVAPGGLRAHDWTVEPDLSNATVFLAAAAITGGAVTVPHWNPRSTQPGVQFADILAAMGAEITHADGALTARGTGALHGVDWDLRDIGELTPTVAALAALADSPSHLRGIAHLRGHETDRLAALTAEITALGGRCAETEDGLTIEPATLHGGVWHSYADHRMATAGAILGLVTEGVQVEDIATTAKTMPDFPALWQALLDGGS, from the coding sequence ATGTGCAAGGATGTGCGCGTGGAGCAGTTGGAGCTTTGGCCCGCGCCCTTCGCCGCAGGTCCGGTGACGGGCACCGTCGCCCTCCCGGGCTCGAAATCGATCACCAATCGCGCGTACGTCCTTGCGGCACAGGCATCGTCGCGTTCCACGCTGACGAACACGCTCCGCAGCCGCGACACCGACCTCATGGCGGGCGCACTGACCGCGCTCGGCGCGCGCGTCGACTTCCTTACCGACACCACGGTTGCGGTCACCGGCGGCGAGCTGCACGGCGGCACCGTCGACTGCGGCCTCGCCGGCACCGTCATGCGCTTCCTCCCGCCGCTCGCCGCCGGGGCGCGCGGCACCGTCGCCTTCGACGGTGACCCGCAGGCGCGGGTCCGGCCGCTGGGAACCGTGCTCGACGCCCTGCGCGGGCTCGGCGCGACCATCGACGGCGACGGCCTGCCGTTCACCGTGCACGGTGAGGGCCCGATCCGCGGCGGCGCCGTCACCATCGACGCCTCCGCGAGTTCGCAGTTCGTCTCCGGCCTGCTGCTCAGCGGCCCGAGCTTCGCCGAGGGCGTCACCGTGCACCACGACGGGAAGCCCGTGCCGTCGATGCCGCACATCGAGATGACCGTCGACATGCTGCGCGCCGCCGGCGCCGAGGTCGACACCTCCGAGGCGAACACCTGGCGCGTCGCGCCGGGCGGGCTCCGCGCGCACGACTGGACCGTCGAGCCGGACCTGTCGAACGCCACCGTCTTCCTCGCCGCGGCCGCGATCACCGGCGGCGCCGTGACCGTGCCGCACTGGAACCCGCGGTCCACGCAGCCGGGTGTCCAGTTCGCCGACATCCTCGCCGCGATGGGTGCCGAGATCACCCACGCCGACGGCGCGCTGACCGCCCGCGGGACCGGTGCGCTCCACGGCGTGGACTGGGACCTGCGCGACATCGGCGAGCTCACGCCCACCGTCGCCGCCCTGGCCGCGCTCGCGGACAGCCCGTCGCACCTGCGCGGCATCGCCCACCTGCGCGGGCACGAGACCGACCGGCTCGCGGCGCTGACGGCCGAGATCACGGCGCTCGGCGGGCGGTGCGCCGAGACCGAGGACGGCCTGACCATCGAACCCGCCACGCTGCACGGCGGCGTCTGGCACAGCTACGCGGATCACCGCATGGCGACCGCCGGCGCGATCCTCGGCCTGGTCACCGAGGGCGTGCAGGTCGAGGACATCGCCACCACCGCCAAGACCATGCCCGACTTCCCCGCGCTGTGGCAGGCGCTCCTGGACGGCGGATCGTGA
- a CDS encoding NAD-dependent succinate-semialdehyde dehydrogenase, with the protein MPDIQYAVTDPATGEVLQTYPTAEPAEVEAAIDAASRAARTWPQQSTVAERAALVRRVAELHTERRETLARIIQREMGKPLEDALGEVDFSAAIYTYYADNAEKFLADQPLDLLEGDGTAVIRRSPIGVLFGIMPWNFPYYQVARFAGPNLAAGNTILLKHAPQCPESAEAMQLIFDEAGLPSGAYVNIRVTNEQAADIIADPRVAAVSLTGSERAGAAVAEVAGRNLKKCVLELGGSDPFIVLSTDDLDATVDAAVAGRLDNTGQSCNAAKRFIVAADLYDDFLAKFTGKLLAAGDGIAPLSSERAAENLEKQVNQAVEAGANLAIEGRRDGAFFPPAVLTNVTEDNPAFRQELFGPVATVYRVEGEGEALALANDTPFGLGSYVFTTDPEQAARVADGIQAGMVFVNGVLAEGAELPFGGVKRSGFGREMGPLGIEEFLNKKLIRTIA; encoded by the coding sequence ATGCCCGACATCCAGTACGCGGTGACCGACCCCGCCACCGGCGAGGTGCTGCAGACCTATCCGACCGCCGAGCCCGCCGAGGTCGAGGCGGCGATCGACGCGGCGTCGCGGGCCGCGCGGACGTGGCCGCAGCAGTCGACGGTCGCGGAGCGGGCCGCGCTGGTGCGCCGCGTCGCCGAGCTCCACACCGAGCGCCGCGAGACGCTCGCCCGAATCATCCAGCGGGAGATGGGCAAACCGCTCGAGGACGCGCTCGGCGAGGTCGACTTCTCCGCCGCGATCTACACCTACTACGCCGACAACGCGGAGAAGTTCCTCGCGGACCAGCCGCTGGACCTGCTCGAGGGCGACGGCACGGCGGTGATCCGCCGCTCCCCGATCGGCGTGCTGTTCGGGATCATGCCGTGGAACTTCCCCTACTACCAGGTGGCGCGGTTCGCCGGCCCGAACCTGGCCGCGGGCAACACCATCCTCCTCAAGCACGCCCCGCAGTGCCCCGAGTCGGCCGAGGCGATGCAGCTGATCTTCGACGAGGCGGGCCTGCCCTCGGGCGCGTACGTCAACATCCGGGTCACCAACGAGCAGGCGGCGGACATCATCGCCGACCCCCGGGTCGCCGCGGTCTCGCTGACCGGCTCCGAGCGGGCGGGTGCCGCGGTCGCGGAGGTCGCGGGCCGGAACCTGAAGAAGTGCGTCCTGGAGTTGGGCGGCTCCGACCCCTTCATCGTGCTCTCGACCGACGACCTGGACGCGACCGTCGACGCGGCCGTCGCCGGCCGCCTCGACAACACGGGCCAGTCCTGCAATGCGGCGAAGCGGTTCATCGTGGCCGCGGACCTCTACGACGACTTCCTCGCGAAGTTCACCGGCAAGTTGCTCGCCGCGGGCGACGGCATCGCGCCGCTCTCCTCCGAGCGCGCGGCGGAGAACCTCGAGAAGCAGGTCAACCAGGCCGTCGAGGCGGGCGCGAACCTCGCGATCGAGGGTCGGCGCGACGGCGCCTTCTTCCCGCCCGCCGTGTTGACGAACGTCACCGAGGACAACCCTGCGTTCCGGCAGGAGCTGTTCGGTCCGGTCGCGACCGTCTACAGGGTCGAGGGCGAGGGCGAGGCGCTGGCGCTCGCGAACGACACCCCGTTCGGCCTCGGCTCGTACGTCTTCACCACCGACCCGGAGCAGGCGGCCCGTGTCGCGGACGGCATCCAGGCGGGCATGGTCTTCGTCAACGGGGTGCTCGCCGAGGGAGCGGAGCTGCCCTTCGGCGGCGTGAAGCGCTCCGGCTTCGGCCGTGAGATGGGGCCGCTGGGCATCGAGGAGTTCCTCAACAAGAAGCTGATCCGCACGATCGCGTAG
- a CDS encoding type II toxin-antitoxin system PemK/MazF family toxin, with product MRGDVHRLLAPRGVRGHEQAGRRYAVVVQGDEFAMLSTWLVSPTSASARAASFRPEVEIDGARTRVLVEQTTAVDPSRLGDVVGRLGFDELRAVDAALCAVLDLRR from the coding sequence GTGCGTGGTGACGTCCACCGTCTCCTCGCTCCCCGAGGCGTACGCGGGCACGAGCAGGCCGGTCGGCGGTACGCGGTGGTGGTCCAGGGCGACGAGTTCGCGATGCTGTCGACGTGGTTGGTCTCGCCGACCTCGGCCTCGGCGCGCGCTGCGTCGTTCCGCCCCGAGGTCGAGATCGACGGTGCGCGGACGCGGGTCCTGGTCGAGCAGACGACGGCGGTCGACCCGTCGCGGCTCGGCGATGTCGTCGGCCGTCTCGGATTCGACGAGTTGCGGGCGGTGGACGCCGCCCTCTGCGCCGTCCTCGACCTACGTCGGTGA
- the rsgA gene encoding ribosome small subunit-dependent GTPase A, whose amino-acid sequence MGKREYDESDVRVRPGKGSRPRTKNRPDHSEADTAMVVSVDRGRWGCALGGDPDRIITAMRARELGRSPIVVGDSVGVVGDLSGRKDTLARIVRVDERRTVLRRTADDTDPYERIVVANAQQLLIVTALADPPPRTGFVERTLIAAYAGGLTPVLCLTKGDLADAAEFTAAFADLDLTVIAAGRGDPLDEAHELLTGRVTALIGHSGVGKSTLVNRLVPDANRATGVVSGVGKGRHTSTQSVALWLPDGGWVVDTPGIRSFGLAHISTDDVIAAFPDLAEAVEDCPRGCTHLGPPADPECALDRLEGTAHRRAMAVRGLLTDLGATPDWA is encoded by the coding sequence TTGGGTAAGCGCGAGTACGACGAGTCCGATGTCCGGGTGCGCCCGGGCAAGGGCAGCAGGCCGCGCACCAAGAACCGCCCCGACCACAGCGAGGCCGACACCGCCATGGTGGTGTCCGTCGACCGCGGCCGCTGGGGCTGCGCCCTCGGCGGCGACCCCGACCGGATCATCACCGCCATGCGGGCCCGGGAGCTGGGCCGCTCCCCCATCGTCGTGGGCGACTCCGTGGGGGTCGTCGGCGACCTGTCGGGCCGCAAGGACACGCTCGCCCGGATCGTCCGCGTGGACGAGCGCAGGACGGTCCTGCGCCGCACCGCCGACGACACCGATCCGTACGAGCGGATCGTCGTCGCGAACGCGCAGCAGCTGCTCATCGTGACCGCGCTGGCCGACCCGCCGCCGCGGACGGGATTCGTCGAACGCACCCTCATCGCGGCCTACGCGGGCGGGCTCACGCCGGTGCTGTGCCTGACGAAGGGCGACCTCGCCGACGCGGCGGAGTTCACCGCCGCCTTCGCCGACCTCGACCTCACCGTGATCGCCGCGGGCCGCGGGGACCCGCTGGACGAGGCCCACGAGCTGCTCACGGGGCGCGTCACCGCACTCATCGGGCACAGCGGCGTGGGCAAGTCGACCCTGGTCAACCGCCTCGTTCCCGACGCCAACCGGGCCACGGGCGTGGTCTCCGGAGTCGGCAAGGGGCGGCACACGTCCACGCAGTCGGTGGCGCTGTGGCTCCCCGACGGCGGCTGGGTGGTGGACACCCCCGGCATCCGCAGCTTCGGTCTCGCGCACATCTCCACCGACGACGTGATCGCCGCGTTCCCCGACCTCGCCGAGGCCGTGGAGGACTGCCCCCGCGGGTGCACCCACCTCGGGCCGCCCGCCGACCCCGAGTGCGCCCTGGACCGGCTGGAGGGGACGGCGCACCGTCGGGCGATGGCGGTCCGGGGCCTGCTGACGGACCTCGGCGCCACGCCCGACTGGGCCTGA
- the soxR gene encoding redox-sensitive transcriptional activator SoxR, which translates to METTREFSVGQLSARSGVSVSALHFYEREGLISARRTSGNQRRYPREMLRRVAFIRISHRVGIPLATIRDALATLPDGRTPTKADWERLSRHWHDDLSHRIDELTRLRDNLTDCIGCGCLSMASCALANPHDALATTGAGPRRVFDEFDA; encoded by the coding sequence GTGGAGACCACCCGGGAGTTCAGCGTCGGCCAGTTGTCCGCGCGCAGCGGCGTGTCGGTGTCGGCGCTGCACTTCTACGAGCGCGAGGGGTTGATCTCCGCGCGGCGCACATCCGGCAACCAGCGGCGGTACCCGCGGGAGATGCTGCGCCGAGTGGCCTTCATCCGGATCAGCCACCGCGTGGGCATTCCGCTCGCCACGATCCGCGATGCCCTGGCGACGCTGCCCGACGGCCGCACGCCGACCAAGGCGGACTGGGAGCGGCTGTCGCGGCACTGGCACGACGACCTGTCGCACCGGATCGACGAGCTCACCCGGCTGCGCGACAACCTCACCGACTGCATCGGCTGCGGCTGCCTGTCGATGGCCTCCTGCGCGCTCGCGAACCCGCACGACGCACTCGCCACCACCGGTGCCGGGCCGCGCCGCGTCTTCGACGAGTTCGACGCGTAG
- the msrA gene encoding peptide-methionine (S)-S-oxide reductase MsrA, with product MTDNGTITTVPGRETAVLAGGCFWGMQDLLRKQPGIESTRVGYTGGSNDHATYRNHPGHAEAVEIVFDPTKTSYRDVLEFFFQIHDPSTKDRQGNDVGSSYRSAIFPLSEEQERVARDTIADVDASGLWPGKAVTTIEASGPFWQAEPEHQDYLEKYPDGYTCHYPRPGWKLPKRASA from the coding sequence ATGACGGACAACGGCACCATCACCACGGTCCCCGGCCGCGAGACGGCGGTCCTGGCGGGCGGATGCTTCTGGGGCATGCAGGACCTGCTCCGCAAGCAGCCGGGCATCGAGTCGACCCGCGTCGGCTACACGGGCGGCAGCAACGATCACGCGACCTACCGCAATCATCCGGGCCACGCGGAGGCGGTCGAGATCGTCTTCGACCCCACGAAGACCAGCTACCGCGACGTCCTGGAGTTCTTCTTCCAGATCCACGATCCGTCCACGAAGGACCGCCAGGGCAACGACGTGGGTTCCAGCTACCGTTCGGCGATCTTCCCGCTCAGCGAGGAGCAGGAGCGGGTCGCCCGCGACACCATCGCCGACGTCGACGCCTCGGGCCTGTGGCCCGGCAAGGCCGTGACCACGATCGAGGCGTCGGGCCCGTTCTGGCAGGCCGAACCGGAGCACCAGGACTACCTGGAGAAGTACCCGGACGGCTACACCTGCCACTACCCGCGCCCGGGGTGGAAGCTGCCCAAGCGCGCGTCGGCGTAG
- a CDS encoding SDR family oxidoreductase, whose protein sequence is MASYFVTGGTGFIGRAVVARLAAADRDGTIYLLVRDASLPRFERLIADLGHELAPQVVPVAGDVTRPGLGITPGDLPEHVDHVIHLAAVYDMDAPEEVQERTNVEGTRNVLELAARLGATVHHVSSLAVAGNHEGWFSESDFDVAQNFPTPYHRTKYESERLVRESTVPWQVYRPSIVVGDSMTGAIDKIDGPYYFFPFLRLMGTIPHHLHVPFANLGYTNVVPVDFVASAIVALVTAPPAPGAVYHLADPKGQSMAAIYEAIAPAFSGPRTLPVPSAPLGEFAARIGRRGEVRALRDTIARQLGIPPSILDHPFYNTRFDSEATFRVLSRLGVALPRLKSYGPRLFRYWAEHLDPSRNRRDDPRGPLVGKHILLTGGSSGIGREAARQAVLKGANVFIVARKAEDLADAVLRIDAEPGLPGVPKGTVRAYQCDVTDPEAVRTTVAQILAEHGHVDVLVNSAGRSIRRATVDSVDRAHDYQRTMAVNYFGAVYLILELLPHMIARKSGHVVNVSSIGVQVRGPRFAAYIASKSALEAFSDITAAETMSDHVTFTNIHMPLTRTRMIEPTDAYDNAMALSVEKAGQIVVRAIVERPRRIDTPLGTLAQFGQFLSPRIAAAAQHQGYLLFPEPEGDTEGAAKVVEVDVAEVDTPRGRLAAAGAATKDLSKDISTAAVSPLFGISGDQGLRRLARKTLNRLPGINW, encoded by the coding sequence ATGGCCAGCTACTTCGTCACGGGCGGGACCGGCTTCATCGGCCGCGCCGTCGTGGCGCGGCTCGCGGCCGCGGACCGGGACGGCACGATCTATCTGCTGGTGCGCGACGCCTCCCTCCCCCGGTTCGAACGGCTCATCGCCGACCTCGGGCACGAGCTCGCCCCGCAGGTGGTGCCGGTCGCGGGCGACGTGACCCGGCCCGGCCTGGGCATCACCCCCGGCGACCTCCCCGAGCACGTCGACCACGTGATCCACCTCGCCGCCGTCTACGACATGGACGCGCCCGAGGAGGTGCAGGAGCGGACCAACGTCGAGGGCACCCGGAACGTGCTCGAGCTCGCCGCCCGGCTCGGCGCCACCGTGCACCACGTCTCGTCGCTGGCCGTGGCGGGCAACCACGAGGGATGGTTCTCGGAATCCGACTTCGACGTCGCCCAGAACTTCCCCACGCCGTACCACCGCACCAAGTACGAGTCCGAGCGCCTCGTCCGCGAGTCGACGGTGCCCTGGCAGGTGTACCGGCCGTCCATCGTGGTCGGCGATTCGATGACGGGCGCCATCGACAAGATCGACGGGCCGTACTACTTCTTCCCGTTCCTGCGGCTGATGGGCACAATCCCGCACCACCTGCACGTGCCCTTCGCCAACCTCGGCTACACGAACGTGGTGCCGGTGGACTTCGTGGCATCGGCGATCGTCGCGCTGGTCACCGCCCCGCCGGCACCCGGCGCCGTCTACCACCTGGCCGACCCCAAGGGCCAGAGCATGGCCGCGATCTACGAGGCGATCGCGCCCGCCTTCTCCGGCCCCAGGACCCTTCCGGTGCCGAGCGCGCCGCTGGGCGAGTTCGCGGCACGGATCGGCCGCCGGGGCGAGGTACGCGCCCTGCGGGACACGATCGCGCGCCAGCTCGGCATCCCGCCGTCGATCCTGGACCACCCGTTCTACAACACCCGGTTCGATTCCGAGGCCACGTTCCGGGTGCTCAGCCGGCTGGGCGTGGCTCTGCCGCGCCTGAAGTCGTACGGCCCGCGGCTGTTCCGCTACTGGGCGGAGCACCTCGATCCCTCCCGCAATCGCCGCGACGATCCGCGCGGTCCGCTCGTGGGCAAGCACATCCTGCTCACGGGCGGCTCCTCCGGCATCGGACGCGAAGCCGCGAGGCAGGCGGTCCTCAAGGGCGCCAACGTCTTCATCGTCGCCCGCAAGGCCGAGGACCTCGCCGACGCGGTCCTGCGCATCGACGCCGAGCCGGGCCTGCCCGGGGTGCCCAAGGGCACCGTCCGCGCCTACCAGTGCGACGTCACCGACCCGGAGGCGGTGCGCACCACCGTCGCCCAGATCCTGGCCGAGCACGGCCACGTGGACGTGCTCGTCAACAGCGCCGGCCGGTCCATCCGCCGGGCCACCGTCGACTCGGTGGACCGCGCCCACGACTACCAGCGGACGATGGCGGTCAACTACTTCGGCGCGGTCTACCTGATCCTGGAGCTGTTGCCGCACATGATCGCCCGCAAATCCGGGCACGTGGTCAACGTCTCGTCGATCGGCGTGCAGGTGCGCGGCCCGCGGTTCGCGGCGTACATCGCGTCGAAGTCGGCACTGGAGGCGTTCAGCGACATCACCGCGGCGGAGACCATGTCGGACCACGTGACCTTCACCAACATCCACATGCCGCTCACCCGCACCCGCATGATCGAGCCGACCGACGCCTACGACAACGCGATGGCCCTGTCGGTCGAGAAGGCCGGCCAGATCGTCGTGCGCGCCATCGTCGAGCGGCCTCGCCGGATCGACACCCCGCTCGGCACCCTGGCGCAGTTCGGCCAGTTCCTCTCCCCGCGCATCGCCGCGGCGGCGCAGCACCAGGGCTATCTCCTGTTCCCGGAGCCCGAGGGCGACACCGAGGGGGCGGCGAAGGTCGTCGAGGTCGACGTGGCCGAGGTGGACACCCCGCGCGGGCGGCTCGCCGCGGCGGGCGCCGCCACGAAGGACCTGTCGAAGGACATCTCCACCGCCGCCGTGAGCCCGCTCTTTGGCATCTCCGGCGACCAGGGTCTGCGGCGCCTCGCCCGCAAGACCCTCAACCGCCTGCCCGGCATCAACTGGTAG
- a CDS encoding FAS1-like dehydratase domain-containing protein, with protein MWYPSAFEVTTEGVRSFGRATRCWHTPWESLGVPPRDTPVPATLLAAPMLHAVAALVAASISSPNMSRILHAGQSYRYERHPVVGDRIDIGARITDRAERGGADFFTVESGAVVDEETLVVGTSQIVYLGSAVEGPALDDALVENVMLFGTGPLTQQLT; from the coding sequence GTGTGGTACCCCAGCGCCTTCGAGGTCACCACCGAAGGCGTGCGGAGCTTCGGTCGCGCGACGCGCTGCTGGCACACGCCGTGGGAGAGCCTCGGCGTGCCGCCCAGGGACACGCCCGTCCCCGCCACGCTGCTCGCGGCGCCGATGCTCCACGCGGTGGCCGCGCTCGTCGCGGCCTCGATCAGCAGCCCGAACATGTCCCGGATCCTGCACGCCGGGCAGTCCTACCGCTACGAGCGGCATCCCGTGGTCGGCGACCGGATCGACATCGGCGCACGGATCACCGACCGTGCGGAGCGCGGCGGCGCGGACTTCTTCACCGTCGAGAGCGGAGCCGTCGTCGACGAGGAGACCCTCGTCGTCGGGACCAGCCAGATCGTGTACCTGGGCTCCGCCGTCGAGGGGCCCGCGCTCGATGACGCCCTCGTCGAGAACGTGATGCTGTTCGGCACCGGTCCGCTCACCCAGCAGCTCACCTGA